Genomic window (Vicia villosa cultivar HV-30 ecotype Madison, WI unplaced genomic scaffold, Vvil1.0 ctg.001134F_1_1, whole genome shotgun sequence):
actgctcagccaacactttgtcttcacccatcttgaatgaatacaaagcctgcttcagctagagtcgatttaccagtgatttggtcatatacaaactttcaagtttcgcccataaccctgatgccgtcgtctcctttgatacctgtcgtagaaccttatcaccaaggctcaacagaattgcgttgtgtgctttctcgatcatagttgtcttctccgttgccgttaatgcaacattcatggctgcctctcccttcaacgcttccaaacaaccctgctgaaccagtagggctttcatcttcaagcgccacagaccgaaatcattcactccggtgaaattttcaatctcatactttgttgaaggcatcttctccacgctcaccgcaccaatttgttgtgaaaaacgataccaataacaaagtataatagggaattagagaggagaagaagaacacaagaattggttataactgctattcttttactttctcttaaaacaagattacaagtttacatgaataacaaataacctctctcaccctaaattaggatttgcagttttttttaatgatgagagactagtatgctatttataataaaacctaacatactaactaatgggctttttcagcaaggcccattacacaagccaacttaatacacaagctaacttaacaaattagggtttaaacactaaaacctaatttaacatgctaacaaccctagcatcttcgacatctgcatgctagacccatcttcgactacaacatgcacacttcgacaccaacatgtgaacaaccttcgacttcatgcttaactctgtcaaattttcgaaccaagaagctaccattcggccatactagagttcgatccaatatctcacagacaATATTTAAATACTGATAAATTACTTGACTCCCCATCTAGGGTCCATAGTGGTTTCAAGTGGAAGAGTAGTATACAACACTATCACAATGTGAATAACCCAAAAAACATACATAATattctatgtagtattctcatgACAGGTCAATACAATATAGATATTACTCTTAATATTTCTACATTAAGAGAAGTCTTGACAACTCTTTATCGATGATCTATGAGATGTGATAATCATTCTATCCATGTAATAGTTTCTATTATTTAATCTTATACCACTTCACAACAAAGTTGGAATACATATACTTTAATAATAATGTCCTTATGTTTAATGGAGTCTAACGATTAAGTCATATTCAATGTTTCATAAAAAAACTAGCTATTATCAGGACTTTATTACTTTGGAAAAACATACATAATAaagaaataatttattattattaatagattatttgatacaagtaataagttctaaaaaaattattgatctcTAGAGCTTACACCAACAATTTTCATCTAGCACTAGAGTTAATTAGACATACACATAATACCCATAGATCTAGTAACTAGTAAGGCAAACATGCTTCTACTATGCAAAAATCTTTTTTCAGTGAGTCATCGACATTGTTAAGTTTTGACGGTTTGCATATCTTCACATCTCCTCTATCTATTATCTCTCGAATAAGGTGATATTACCTAAGTATGCGATTGAAATGTTTGGGAAATGTAAGTTCCTTAGCTTGTGTGATGGCACCACTGTTATCATAATAGAGATCAACGAGACCAATAATATTAGGGACTATGCCAAATTCACTAATGATCCCCTTGATACAGACACCTTGCATTTCTTAATTTGAGGCAACAATATACTTAACCTTGTTTGTAGAATCACTGACTATATCCTACTTTGAACTTTTCCAGCTCACACTAGAACCATTTAAGCAAAACATATAACCAAATTTCAATCTGAAGTCATCTTTATCTGTCTAAAAGCTAGTTCCAGTGCATTCCTATTACAATGATCTCTTCCCAGACTCCATATATCAAGAATGAATCCTTAGTCCTTCTTAAGTACTTAAGGATATATTTGACAACAATCCAATAAGCATGATTGGAATCAAACCAATATCTACTTATTGCTCTTAAAGCATATGAGATATCTATTTGAGTATATAATATGACATACATGATATATCTTATTAAATTTGCATATATGGTCTTATTTATATGATCCTTTTATTCCTTATTCGAATGAGATTGTATTTTTGATAGACATAAGTCAATGTTTCATAGGTATGAACCATTTTCTTGGAGTCATGCATAATAAATCGTATTAGTACTTTATTTATATATGTACTATGACTTAGACCAAATAGGTTTTATGATTTATCTTTACATATCTTGATTCCTAATATAAAGACTACTTCACCTAAGTCCTTCATATAAAATCATTTCCCTAGCCAAGTTTTTACTTGCTGCAAGGTAAAGACATCATTTCTAATGAGTAATCTGTCATCTACATAAAATACCATAAATAAGATCACTACCACTAACTTTATTGTAGACACAAGGTTCATCGTCATTTTTAATGACTCCAAATTGTTTTATAGTTTCATCAAAATGAAGATTCTAGCTTCTAGATGCTTGCATCAATTCATAGATTGATCTTTGTAACTTGCATATTCTTTTGGCTTCTTCTAGAATGCAAAAACCTTCAAGCCATGTCTTGTACACATCCTTATGGAGATTCCCATTACGTGTTACATTCCTGATCAACCACCTTTTGTCCTATTTGATTGTGGATCATAACACACCTTTGTCTAGTGTCTAATCTGGTGCATTAATTATAGGAGTAGTCATTAGTTTTTATTTGAGATTATTAAAAGCAAGTGAACATGATTCATCAAATTGAAAGGACTTATCTTTGTTAAGCAGATTGCTTAAATGTTTAGCAATTTTTAAGAAGTCCTTGATGAATCTCCTGTAGAACCCAGTGTGGTCAAGGAAGCTTATAATTCCTTTGACACTAGTTAGTGGTGGTAACTTCTCGATcacttatatttttttctataTCTACTTCTATTTCCTTTGGTTGAAATTTTATGTCCAAGCACAACACATTCGAAGTGAGATTTTCCCCGATTGAGAACTAGGTTGGTCTTCGTACATCTTTTCAGTACCGTGTCCAAGTTGTTTAGGCATATGGAAAATGACGTTCCAAACACatagaagtcatccatgaatacttctaTGCTTTTTTCGATTAAGTATGAGAAGATTGTTTGCATACATCTCTAAAAAAAATTTGGGGCATTGCACAATCCAAATGACATTCTTCTTCTGTATGCAAAGAGATCGAAGGGGGCAGGTAAAATAAGTCTTCTTGTGATCCTCAGGATTTAGCGTGATTTGGTAATATCTGCAATATCCATCCAAGAAGCAATAGAAAGCTTGACATGCCAATCTTTCCAGCATCTGATCCATAAAGGGTACGTAATGGAAAAAAGATCTTTTCTGATAGTCTAGTTAAGTGTTTTGTAGTCTTTTGGTTTTTGTTAAATAGTAATatcaaaaaattgaaataaacactgatacaaaaaatataaaatatatcaaattatttccttaaataataataataataaaaaactataaataaattgtttaatttgCCTAGGCAACCAAGCAATAGTAAACATAATTGGCAGGAAATATATAATTCTTTTAGTtcttaaaagataaaatattattaataaatacatGTTAAAATGGATTGGCAAAATTTAAGGATATAACCTGAgtatgcaatttttttttattattattatatcactCCCTAATAATTAAAGTAAttatacatataaaaaatatcaaacaatttatttaaacaaaattatttcttTGAGAGGATTCTTTTAAGAGAAAATATTATAAGTAAATACACAATTGATCTTATGGTATGGAAGAGTATAATTGGTAGTTATAAAGTGTGATTTTGGTAGCATGTCAATAAGCACCCGTGGTCTAGTGGTAGAATAGTACCCTGTATAGATCTTTGTTCGATTCCTGGCTGGTGCATCTCTGCTAGAGCTGTGATGAAAATATTATGATGTTCGGGGGGAACATCACTTATCCTGAAACATTGGAAGAAAATATTTCTCTGAGCTCTCTTCTTTTTTGTCATTAATTACCACTGTTCCATAACCATGCATGGCAACAATTCGATTAATTGTTTTTGATATGCTGGCAAATGAATGTTTCTTTTAGCTCAACTCTGTTGTGTATTATATTTTAAGTGGATGGGAAATTTGAACtagttcatcaatcatcatcataaaaAAACTATATTCAAATTAGGAGGATTTTCACTTACCTCACCTTTATCTATTTCATTCTAGTGTTCCTTCATATTTCGTTAGATGTTGGATGAGAATTCACCTCTCGGTTTATCATTTATGTGCTTGACAATATGTCCTATTTCGACTTCCAAGTTTCTAATATAGGCGTAAACTTGATCTTATTACAAATAGACATTTGAATGAACTGGTTTAGAGTTTCCAATAGCTTCTTTTCACATTTTAGTTGGCTTTGATTACTCCAAAATTGTTTTACATTAAATGGTTTAGCGCATTGTCTCCATCCTTGACcaaaattattttctcttctaaaAATTATTCCCTTACTAGACGATGACCCGTACGATGCAAAGGTCTTTTAAAATGTCATATATAACATTCATATTAGTATAGTAATATAACTTGCAAATAATCTCATGAATCCGACGAATAGTTATGCTGAATGAAATAACGCATAAATGAAAATAGAGAAGTTTTAAATATCATAAAAGAAATTACATAGTTTTATATAAATACTCTGCTAGCTAACTCTGAATATTCTGGAACACTTCTTTGTACACCACGTTTCCAGTTACATTTGAATCTTCACCTTCATCGTCAGTTATTGGTATCTTTAAGCATTTCTTTGAAGTAACTCTTGATAATGAAACATATAATTGTCCATGAGAGAAAATTGATTGGGTCAGATACACTCTAACATGTTTAAGTGACTAATCTTGACTTTATAGCGAATGAAACAATCAATGAAAATTGCTGACGCTGAAATTCGAAAGAAAGTCTTTTTATCTTAAAGGAGTGAGTGATAACCTTGGAATAAAAAATTTCTCATCAATATTGCTACCAGATATAATCTTTCCTTCAAGCACATACCTTCCTATTTTTGTAATGATCAACTAGGTGTCATTGCACAATCCTAAAGACAAGTCTATATTTCTCAACAATATGATCGGGACTCCACCTTTCAATCTTAATTTGTGATTTGGAAGTCCAGAAGAAACAATGGTGTTTAGAAATTCAAGAGTGTGCACATTATCTGGTATGTCAAAATCTGATTTGGCATTATGGCATCCACAACCGCATTATTAGGAGCCAATATACCTCTACTATGAAAAAATTATGGATCACTCATGTTATGCAATAAATCTGGATACATGCTTTGAACAATAGCTGAAAGTGGATAGCCAAAGTTAGTAATAAACAAATATTGTGGTATCTGGAATGTGATGTCTTCATCATTAGCGTCTCCAATACTTCCATCACCAATTCCCAAAATCCACTctggaaatttctttctcttttcaataTTAGAATTTGTACCTCCCGTTAGAAGTTTCATGTTAGTGGTCAATGTAAGCACTTCACAAAAACTCCACAGAGAAGAATAATTTATAGtaacaacttcttgacttgttCCTTTAGGTATAACAGGAAGaatctgaagaaaaaaaatccaCCCAACACAACTACCTTTCCACCAAATGGAATATTTTTTACTCTCGGTATATCCTTCAAAGTATGatcaacaacttcaaaacaatgtATGTGCATCATAGGTGCTTCATCCCATATGATTAGCTTTGCACGACGTACTAAATTAGCTAATGGGTCTTTTAGATTTATTTCGCACGTCGAATGTTCATCAACATTTAAATGGATTCCAAACCTCGAGTGTGTAGTTCTTCCACCAATAATTAACAATATAACTATCCCACTTGATGGTAAAGTTAAGACAATATCACCTTTCGACTTTAATGCTGCAGGCATTTCTCTCCAAATGTAAGTCTTGCCATGATCGTATCATATATTCCCCTTTTGTTCAATTGTCATAGTTGACATCAATTTACGTTGCTCCTCAACTAAAGATTGTCTATTATAGTTCAACTCACCGTAAATAAATTTGTTATGTCTCTATGTTAACAACGTCCTATCCAGCTGAGGCATGTCAGAATAATTTTCTGAGCTCCCATTATTGTTttccaacaaaatttcaatttaagCTAAAGCATTACTCTTGAATTGATCTTGAGTCAaagctaaatctgcaaaatataaAAGAACTTATAATTAGAAtttataattaaacaaaataatttaagaatatatatatatatatatatatatatatatatatatatatatatatatataatatatatatatatatatatatatatatatatatatatatatatatatatatatatatatatatatatatatatatatgtatatattaagaATATAAATTACCATCAAAACGCCAAAGTTGTCTTTGTTTGTGAAAAATATTGCCACTCAAATGCTCCGATGTGTTATTCCAAACAAAATTTGGTTGAGACAATTGATTAGATACCGACTAAGTTGCAAATAACTTGCGTAAAAATATGTCGCTGCCCCAGTGGCTTGCCTCCAAAATTCCATCCCCAAACTAATTGTCATCGTATAGCAAGCCCAATGCAAAACATGCATCTTTGAAAGTGTTGTATTTTACATTATTGATTATTCTGATATCATCATaaggtgtaggacctttcacataGTTCAACAAAATcttcaaataaaatatttgactGGACCCAGGTGCCACAAAATATAGTCTTCCAATTGAAAAACCCCTTTGACATGGAGCTCAGCGAACTTCGATGCTCGCTTTCTTTCCATACAAACTTTGTTGGTAACTCGCTCTATATAAGATTATGTGCTTTGACATATTTTTTGTTAGCATCCATCAATGCAAAAATTTGGTGCTCTCAATATcataaatataataaagcaaaaggagTTATTTGGCAAGTTTGTCATTTGTCAATCAATTGGAGTGTTTACTATTTTAAAACCTGCTATTAATAGTAACCTTCCTATAAttatctttaattattttttaaatatttatttaattagttcaatcgtttttaaatatttttttatttttttaaatttaatattcattaataataatcaGTGGCGGatcttacaaaaaaaatattaggggtgctataaatattaattgaaatattatatttaaaattaaatttaattgatatactaacaatttaaaaatatttatattatcaatTAATCATAACCATCAAAATTTAATATGTGTTTGACtttattcatatttaaaatattatttatgaataATTGTGATACACtgatataatttttttacaaagatAATACATATCAATTAATATctttaaaatttctttaaaatttacactaagtgatataattattttaaattaaaataaatttttaatttaataataggcAAATAAGCAATGTCGCTATTTTTTATGACAAAATGTTCAGTAGCCTAGTTAAAAtgaacaaataaaatattatggtTTATTAAAAATAAGTAGGCTATTGAACTTTTTGTCATTGGAATTCGCTTAATTAAAATGAACAAACtagttataataaattataaaatgtatGTTATATATATTCTTCATATCGCCCTAGCGGTGAGAACACTTTTTGAACAAAAGGTAATACGACTTGCAATTGTTTTAAAATCTTCCATGCAGTCTTAAAATATAAGCCATAAATTTGTAATAGGTGGAGACATATTTTTGAGGGGTGTTGTTGCACCCTCCCGCTCCCATCAAGATCCGCCATTGATAATAATTAGTTAAATTGGGCCTTGGAAACAAACAAATTTCTTGCCGATTCTTCTCCCATTTTAGATACTCAAAACAAGCGAATTATTTGAGCACATGAAAATAACCAAGCCGATTATTCACTTTCAATTTGGGTTATCAATACAAACCCTAGAATTTCATATGTgaacacaaaaaaaaacttttccggTTCACTTCTAAATGGGTTTCTCAATGCAAACCCTTAAATTCTAATTTCTCTTCTCCTAATTTCTAATCATCAATGTCATTTCTTCAACTTTCCaggtaattttttttcaatttatgttGATTTTACACTTCCAAGtaatataaataagaaaaatttaTCCTCTCATTTCACACTTCTTTCGATTCTTCCAATTGCAGAAACGTTGAAAACatagtgttatatatatatacaccacCATACACAACTTCAAAATTCATTTTCAACTGAATCTCAATGAGATTTCGCAATCGTTGCAGCAGGATTCGTAAGtaattctttttcacattttttcacCCATTTGTTAATTTTCTTTGTTTCATTTGGTTTTTAGGTGATTAAGGAAATATGAACACAAGTATGCAAGGAATGAGATTTAAATATGATAACCTTTTGGAAAAGCTGTAAGTTCACTTTCCAAGTTACATATTTAAATATATGATTCCTATTGTTCGAATTGAATTTTGGTTTTCTTTATACACAGAACCTTCTTCCTCATTGTTCGTATCCTTTGTTCATGCCTTTTAGTTTTCATAGTTTCAAATTGCAGATAAACTAAACAAACAATTTTCATCCACAAAACAAATTTCATCACTCCATTCAATTTC
Coding sequences:
- the LOC131633517 gene encoding uncharacterized protein LOC131633517, with the protein product MPAALKSKGDIVLTLPSSGIVILLIIGGRTTHSRFGIHLNVDEHSTCEINLKDPLANLVRRAKLIIWDEAPMMHIHCFEVVDHTLKDIPRILPVIPKGTSQEVVTINYSSLWSFCEVLTLTTNMKLLTGGTNSNIEKRKKFPEWILGIGDGSIGDANDEDITFQIPQYLFITNFGYPLSAIVQSMYPDLLHNMSDP